Part of the Aureitalea marina genome, GTTGTAATCGATCCAAGTGTAGATTCCTTGTCCTGGTTCTACCTGGATGTATGTGAATTCCTGCTGTGCCAATACGCCATTGTTGGACTCATAGACCGTGGTCCATCGGATTCCGCCACCAAGGACGGATTGATTGTAGACCAAACGGGAGTTTAGGCTCTTTTCATCCTCATCATCTCCATCCTGATCTTCCAAGACCCGGTAATTGACAAACAGGGACAATTGTGCGTTGGGTTTATTTAGTACGCGGGATTTTAGGAAGACCGTATTAGACGAATTCACCGCAACCAGGGCATTCTCTCGGACACTGTCGTTGGCTTGGTATCGGTATCCAATTTCGGCAAACACCTTAGTGCTATCTCCTATCCCGGTATAGACCTCATATGACTGTAAGCGCTGGCTAATGGGAGTCAGGCTATCGTTTGCAGTCCTGACAACCTCGTTGTCCTCGGTATTGTATTTAGCACCGGCCCAGGCATTTTCCCAGGAATGAGCCAGATTGATATCGGCCCTGAAGAACTGCGAATCCTCCACATCCGATTCGCTGTCCAGAACGCTCCCATTGACCAGGAATTGCCAATTGCCAATCCGATAGAATCCGGCCAAAAGATGCCGATAACCACTAAAATTCTCTGAGAAATCGAGGTTTTGAAATTGGTAACGGGCATTGCCGTGCCCCAAGTGTCCCAGTTCTAAACCGGCAGTTACAAAGCGCTGATCACCCAAGGGATTAGTCAGGTTCCAATCCCGGTTAAATTCTACATTGTAGAGGATCTCCACGGTTCTGAAATCCTGGTTGATATAATCCAGACCGGCCAAAAGATCCAGTTGCAGGCTATCTTCCTTTTTCTTCAGGCCTTGCCTGATGTTCAAATGGGCTGCAAAACCGTCATTGTCGTCATCGTCCAGTTCGGAGAAGCGGTTAAGGTCGTTATAGCTGCCTGCCATTTCGAAATCGATACGCGTCCGCTCCGTGGGGCGATAACTCCCATTTACTCCCCCACATGTAAATTGACTGGTGGCACCAATTGCACAATGGACTCATAGTTTCCCTGTGGGATCCCATTTGCTGGAGGAACGTATTCAAAGATGGTATTGATCGCACTTTCGTTGGAGATCACATAGTTACCTTGATTGTCACCTACCAAGGAAAATCGGACACTGAAGAGTTCATCCGCGGGATTGGTCGAGAACACAAAAACTTCGACCCCTCCAATGATCTCTTTCCTGTAGAGGATCTTATTCTCTGAGAAACTATCGGGAACTGCAGAAGGAGCCTGCATCTTGGAGCGATCGTCCCCGGCCTCGGCCAAAACCTGAACTTGCTCTTCTGTCAAACTTTGTTGCAAGGGCTGGTTCTTAGCGTCGTTCTCTGAATAAATATAAGCCCCAATGTCTAGTTTACTACTGGTATAATTACCCCCGCCATATCCTATGAAGCGGGTATAGTTTTGATCCGTGTATTGATATTCTACGGTGATCCGCATATTGGTGGTGATGGGGTAGGTGGGGTTAAATCGAATTTCCCCGGCATTGTAATCGATCACATAATCCTTATTTTCACCCCTTTCCAATAGCAATCCATTGACAAAGACCCTTTCGCTTCCGGAGATGATCAGGATGAATAACTCACCATTGGGACCCACAAGCTTGTAGGGCCCTTGATTCCCTTCCTGGGCGGTGAATTGACTTCTCTGGAAAACACCTCTTACCAAGGCTCCGGCGGCAAAAGCCGAAGTTTTGGCTCCATTCTCGTGCTCTACCGAACCCCCCAGGGAAATACCTTGCACCTTCTTGGTAAACTTCCCGAAATAGGTGTTGTTGTTGATTAGATCCACATCCCCTGCGCGGATGTTCCAGTTCTTCCCGAAGAGTTCTATAAAGATCTGGTCGAATTCATCCAGATTTTGGGAATAACCACCTTCTTGGGTTGGGATATTGGCATCCTGTATGGAGGCCCGAATAGATACCTTCTCACTTAAACGCCCGGTGATCTGCAGATCTAATTGGGAGTTGACCACGGCGTTTTGATTGTTACCAACTGTGACACCACGGGAAAGGCTTCCTACTGTGTTAAGTCCCTCCAGCGGGCTGAATTCACGTTTATCTCCTGCCTGTTGCAGGGCATATAGTTTATCGATATCCCCGGTAGATTGAACCACAATGGATTCGTCCAATTCAAAGTATTCCCTGGTCAGGAAATCCGGGTAAGCCCGATAGAGGATCACCACGGAGTCTTGTTGCCTCTGAAGAGCGGGACTTGGAAATAACAATCCACTTTGAAAATCGATGGCATAGCTCAAAGAATCCACGGACTGACCGGCTGTGGTTTCCAATTTAAAGCCGAGGGGATTGATGGAAACAGAATCTACCCTGACCGTATCGGCCAGTTTTACGCGTTTGCTCTGGAGATCCGGTCGATTATCCTGGGCAAATACCATGGCGGTAAGCCACCACAATAGGAAAAGAATCCGGAATTTCATCAGCTATTTAACTACTGTAGCCCGGGATTTATTTTGTTGAAGACTATTGAATATCTTTCGCGGGCCACCACTGGTAAAAATACGATGTTATTTAATTTAGTCTCCACCCATAAACCAAAGCATGAAAATCATTTCCTATAACGTAAACGGGATTCGCGCCGCAATGAAAAAAGGACTACTGGAGTGGTTGCAACAAGCCGACCCCGACGTTCTGTTGATTCAAGAGACCAAGGCCATGAGAGACCAGGTGGATCTCCAGGCAATTGATGATGCCGGATATCCTCATCATTACTGGTACAGTGCCCAAAAGAAAGGCTATAGCGGGGTTGCTGTCCTATCTAAGCACGAGCCACATCATGTGGAGTACGGAACAGGGATCGATTATATGGACAATGAGGGGAGAAATTTGCGACTGGACTTTGAAGATTTTTCCGTGATGAGTATGTACCTGCCCAGTGGGACCAACATCGCCAGACTAGAGCATAAACTTCAGTATATGGCCGATTTCCAGGAATATATCGACCATCTTAAGCGAGATACACCTAAGCTGGTGATAGGGGGAGATTACAATATCTGCCATGAGGCAATCGATATTCACGATCCGGTCCGAAATAAGAATGTCTCTGGTTTCCTTCCTGTGGAACGGGAGTGGATAGGGAATTTCATCGATTCTGGTTTCATCGATTCCTTCCGTCATTTCAACAAAGAACCTCATAATTACACCTGGTGGAGCTACAGGGCCAATGCTAGGGCCAATAACAAAGGGTGGAGGATAGATTACAATATGGTAGCCCAACCCTTACAAGAAAACCTGAAAAGAGCCGTTATTCTACCTGAAGCTCACCACAGCGATCACTGCCCGCATTTGGTGGAGCTCAATTTTGACTAATATGATTTTGAAGAAACTGATTACCCGAATGCTCGGGCTTATGCTGCTGATAGTGATTATGAACTCCTGTGTGTCCTCCCGAATGTACCAGGACCTGCAAGATATATACGATGAGGCTATGACCGAGAACCAGGAACTCTGGGACCGGTTGAACGAGAAAGATAAGCCGAGTAGTAACTGGAATAAAGAGGCACTGGACAAGAAGATGGCCCAGTTGGAATCGGAAAATCGCAGTCTGGCCATGGAACTGGCGGCTCAAAAGAATCGATTTGATCGACTACAGGAGTCTTATGATGCCATGGAAGCGAACAGCTCTGCCTCCTTGTCGGATAACCTCGATAGGAACCGTGCTCTGCTGATCGAGTTGGCCGAGAAGGAAAAAGCCCTTAATGCCGAAGCTTCCAGATTGGACAGTTTGCAAAGGGAGTTGGAATACCGATCTGAGCGGATCACAGAACTAGAAGGCATTATTTCTTCCAAGGACAAACAAATGCGCGACCTCAAGGATGCCATTTCGAGAGCGTTGACCAATTTTGAAGGTAATGGCTTAACTGTAGAGCAAAGAGGTGGCAAGATCTATGTTTCCATGGAGAATAAACTCTTATTCCAAAGCGGAAGTTGGGCAGTGAATTCAAGGGGGCGTAAAGCTGTAGAGGCCCTGGGTTCTGTTTTGGCTCAGAATCCACAGATCGATGTGCTCATAGAGGGACATACGGATAATGTACCCTACGGCGGCAACGGAAACATCAAGGATAACTGGGACCTCTCTACCAAACGGGCTACCTCTATCGTGGCTATCTTAAGCGAGAATTCCGGAGTGTCTCGAGCTAATCTTACCGCAGCAGGAAGGAGCGAATACGCTCCGGTTACCAGAAACAGCACAGCGGAAGGGCGCGCCAGTAACCGGCGTATCGAAGTGATCCTTTCTCCTAAACTGGATGAGATCAGTAAAATGTTGGAAGATTTTTAGATCAGCCAAACAGGTGACGCACCAGGTCAGAAACCTTGGCAATCCGAATCACCTGTATACCGTGATCTGTTTTCCCGAGTTTCGCTTGTTTGGAAATAACAATAGAGCTAAAACCTAGTTTCTCTGCCTCGGTTATTCGTTGGTCAATGCGGGTAACCGGCCTGACCTCTCCGGCCAGTCCGATCTCGGCAGCAAAACAAATTCCCTTATCTACAGTTATGTCTACATTGGAAGACAGTACGGCGGCCACAACGGCGAGGTCGATCGCCGGATCGTCAACTGTGATCCCTCCGGTAACATTGAGGAAGACATCCTTTGCACCCAGTTTAAAACCTGCTCTTTTTTCCAGAACAGCCAGGATCATGTTCAGTCTTTTGGTATTGTAACCAGTTGTGCTGCGTTGAGGTGTTCCGTAGACGGCTGTGCTGACCAGGGCTTGTATCTCGATCATCAAGGGTCGCATTCCTTCCAGGGTCGCTGCTATGGCTGTACCACTCAAACCCTCATCGATCTTGGAGATCAGTATCTCGGAGGGGTTGACTACTTCTCTAAGACCGCTTCCCTGCATCTCATAGATTCCTAATTCGTTAGTGCTTCCAAAACGGTTCTTCTGGGCTCTCAGGATACGGTAGATATGATTGCGATCTCCTTCAAACTGGAGTACGGTATCCACCATATGCTCCAGGATCTTTGGTCCGGCTATGTTCCCGTCCTTGGTAATATGACCGATCAGGATTACCGGGGTATGGGTCTCTTTGGCAAATTTTATCAGCTCTGAGGTACACTCCCTGATCTGAGAGATACTGCCAGCGCTACTCTCAATGTGATCCGTTTGCAGAGTCTGTATGGAATCGATCACTAGAATATCGGGTTGTAATTCGCTAATATGCCGGAAAATGTTCTGGGTCTTGGTCTCTGTTAAGATGAAGCAGTTTTCTGAATCAGGATGAACCCTTTCTGCTCGCATCTTGATCTGTTGGGCGCTTTCTTCTCCCGAAACATAAAGTGTTTTGAAAGGTATCTTCAAGGCGATCTGCAACATCAGTGTACTCTTCCCGATTCCTGGTTCTCCACCCAATAACACCAGTGAGCCCCCAACCAGGCCACCTCCCAAAACCCGATTCAATTCCTCGTTTCCGGTGTCCAGCCTTCGGTCCTGTTGTGCGCTAATATCTCGTATCCGTTCAGGTTTGGCTGCTTTTTTCGATAAAGGTTGCTGACTGTCCCATCCTGCCTTGGTGGGCCTCTGGATGACCTCCTCGACTATGGTATTCCACTGCTTGCATGAAGTACATTGTCCTTGCCATTTGGAATATTGACTGCCACAGTGTTGGCAAAAGAATGCTGTCTTGGTCTTGGCCATAGAATCAAATAGCCTTAATAGCCGAAGTCTTCCTTGATCTTCTCGGCCTTATCCAGCATCAGATCTACAGTTATAAAATCTACTTCTTCCTTGTTGTAAGCACCTTGATAGGTCCTCATGGCCCGCTTGGGCTGTCCCATCTCCTCGTAGTACCTGGCTAGGAAGTAATCGCCTAAAACCGTATCCGGATATTGCTTTCTCGCCATATCCGCAATGGCTTTGAGGGATTCCCATTGCTTTAGTTTTTCCGCAGCTGTCCCGGTGGCAATAAAATCGTTGATCCGGACGTCATTGTCAATGCCAAACAACTCCTTGATCGTACTGTATTTATCTACCAAATATTGATGAACAGGAGTATCCAGCTTGAGTAAGACTTCGTCAAATTCCCGTTTGGAGATGGGTCGATATACCTGGAATATCTTCTCCAAGGCAGAAGGGATTCCCCGTCCAACTAGTGAATAATGAGTTGCCCCATCAAAGTTGTCATAATAATACTCGAAGTTATCCGAGCTTAAGGGACTGAGTATCTCATTGAGTTCTTCCGAGATCTGCATAAGATCTTGAATGTCATCGGTTCCTGTACCCAGGTAATAGTAGATCTTGGAGTTGATCTCCGGAATTCGCTCAGGTAGTCTCTCGTCCATCAAGGGAGCCAGGTCTGGGCTTAAGCAGATATACCCATTGAATAGAGGAGGATCCTTAAACAGGAAATAGTTCAGATAGTTAGCAGAAAAGTCATGCCCCACTGCAATGACAAATTGGGCCGTCCTAAAATTCTGATCGACGTAGGGCATCAATTCCAATCCGATGAACTCGAAGAAATCAGCGCTTCGATCTTCAGGGAAAAAGGTGATGTCATCGTAACCGCAATCGTCGTATCTGTCGTCTCCTTGCATAATGCCAATTACGATGGATTCCGGCATGTCCTCCCAATAACTGAAATAATCGACGTTTCCAGCAACCGGTTCGAATAAATAGTTCGCATCCAATACCAATACGATAGGATAATTCTTTTCTGTATTCTCCTCGTAGTCTCGAGGTAACTGGATCTTAAGTTTTCGGGTCTGGTCTAGTTTGACAGACTCAAATTCTTCATAAATGATCTTGGATTGTGTCCACCCAATGCTTGTAGTGAGCATCAAAATGGTCAGAAGGAGGGCATTTTTCATGTTGAGCAGAATTGGATAGCGAAAGATACTAAAATTAGCTCCCTGCGTCAACCTGATAGCTCAATCTCGGTCTCTGTTGTAGATGGGTAATACGATCAGTGAGATCAGGCCGAATAGCACAAGCGAAGCTATATTAGCGGTCCAGACGATCCAGCCAAAAGCGGTTCCGACAGTTTCCGGGACACCAAAAAGAAAGAGTATTCCTGCAACTACGGCGGGATAGGTCCCAAATCCACTGTTGGTAAAGGCAAAAGTGAAGCTTCCCACCACAAAGGTTACTACCAGAGTGCTCCAGGAGATGGAAGCTGTTATATCAAGGGCCTTGGTCGAGACATAAAAAGAAAGCAAGTAAAGAGCCCAGATCACACAGCTCTGCAGGACAAAGTTCCACTTCTTTTTCATCTTCAGTATGCTCAACAAGCCATCCTTTAACCCACTGAGAAAACCGACGATCTTACCCAGGATCCCGCCCTTAATGTATCGTAGGGTGAGAAATCCGACTACGGAACAAAAGGCCAGTATGATCAAAACCAACACAGCCTTGTCAATTAGGCCATTTTCCTGGAGATAGGACTGTAATTCTTCGAACTTAAGGCTCAAGGCCAATGCAGTGAACCCCATCAGGAAAAGCAGATCGACAACCCGTTCAGATATAATGGTTCCAAATCCCTTGTCGAAAGGAACCTTCTCGTACTTCTGCAAGACCACGGCCCTGGACACCTCTCCGGATTTGGGGATGAATATGTTCATTAAATAGGCCACAGAGACTGCCATGAAGTTGTTGGCAAGATCCGGTTTATAGCCTAAAGGTTCCAGCATAAAATTCCAGCGATAGGCTCGGATAACATGGCTCAGTATGGATAAGGTCACGGCCAGTACCACCATGAGGTAGTCCGCTTCGGCGAAATAGAATTTTACCTCGGCCAACTGTTCCGGGCTAAACCGGTTGTAAATGTACCAGGTCAAGAAGATCCCTAATCCGAGAGGAATGGCGATCTGCAGAAAGCGAGCTGCTTTGCGTTTCAAATTAGTTTAGCAGGTTATTTTCCTCGTTGGGAAATACTAAGGCCGGCTTAAATGCTTTAGCCTCTTCTACAGACATGATCGCATAGGTGATCAATATCAGAACGTCTCCAGGGGCCACCTTTCGCGCGGCAGCTCCATTAAGTGTTATCTCTCCACTATTGCGGGGGCCTGGTATGGCGTAGGTTTCCAGGCGCTCGCCGTTGTTGTTGTTAACAATCTGCACCTTCTCCCCCTCGATTATATTGGCGGCATCCATCAGGTCTTCATCAATGGTGATGCTGCCGATATAATTCAGATCAGCACCGGTTACTTTAACACGGTGAATCTTCGATTTAACCACATGTATTTGCATGGGCGCAAAGATACTAATTTAAGCCCATATTATCGATGAGACGGACTCCCTCCAAAAAGGCGGCAATAAAGCCTCTGCAGCTTGTTTCTCCCTGGTTTTCAGTAACGGTTTCAAGTTGGTCTGCAGTTGCGATCTCGAAGTATTCCAGTTCAAATTCCGGCCTGAGTTCGAATCGCCTGTTTATTGCAGTTTTTAATTCGGCAATCGAAAGCTGGTCAAAATGATCCTTGGCCCAAAGCAAGGATTGGTAGATAAGTGAGGCTTGTTGCAGCCCATCTTCGCTGAGGCGTTTGTTGCGTGAGCTCATGGCCAGACCATTGGGTTCCCTGTAGATGGGGCAGCCCACAATTTCGAGGTCCAAGGACTCAAGTCGAGTAAGTTCTTTCACGATGAGCAGCTGCTGATAGTCTTTTTCTCCGAAATACGCACGATTGGGTGAAACTGCGCGAAACAACAAATTCAACACACTGCCAACACCATCGAAATGACCCTGACGAAATCGGCCCTCCATCACCTGCTCCAGTGCCCCAAAATCATATGACTTCGAGCGAACGTCTCCGTCGTAGAGGTCGTCTGGTTCTGGATTGTAGACCCAGATATTTTGAGATAATCCTGACAATAGGTCGAGATCACCCTCCAGATCTCGCGGGTATTTATTCAGATCGGATGGATTGTCAAACTGGGTCGGATTGACAAAAATACTCACCACGACCTGCTCATTTTCATCTAGGGCCTGTTGGACCAGCGATAGATGTCCCGGGTGTAGAGCACCCATGGTTGGGACCAGGCCGATCTGACCATTTTTGGCCTTGATTTCAGTTAAGGATTTGGCCAGATCCAGCTTCTTTGAAAATAGCTCCATCAGAAGAGTTTAAGCGTGTTCAAAATTATGATTTTGCCCTCAATCTGCATAAATTTTCGTACTTTTGCATCCTTTAACAGATACCCCCAGGAAAAGTCAATTGTATGAAAGATAAAAGAATCTTGTATGTGTCTTCTGAAGTTATTCCATATCTGCCGGAGACCGAGATTTCTTCCATGTCGTTCGAGGCCCCGCGAATGGTGAATAGCAATGGCGGACAGATCCGCATCTTCATGCCAAGATACGGCAACATCAATGAGCGTAGACACCAATTACACGAAGTGATAAGACTTTCAGGTATGAACCTGGTTATCAATGACATGGACATGCCTTTGATCATAAAAGTAGCTTCAATTCCGAAGGAGCGCATGCAGGTCTATTTTATCGATAACGAAGATTATTTTAAGCGAAAGTCTACCTACACTGATGAGGACGGTAAGCTGTTCGACGATAATGACGAAAGAGCGATCTTCTTTGCTAAAGGCGTCATTGAAACGGTGAAGAAGCTGAATTGGGCTCCGGACATCATCCATGTTCATGGTTGGATGGCCTCTTTGCTGCCTTTGTATCTGAAGAACTACTTTTCCAACGAACCCTTGTTTGAGAATAGTAAGGTGGTCACTTCAGTTTACAACCATGGCTTTAATGGTGACCTGGCAGCAGATTGTGTCGATAAGATCAAATTTGACGGAATAGAGCAAGATCAGATCGAAGATCTGAAAGAACCCAACTACACCAACCTGATGAAAGTGGCCATCAATAATTCCGACGCGCTGATCATAGGCTCTGAAGAACTACCTGCGGAATTGAGCAAAGTATTGATGGAAACTGATAAACCTGTGTTAAAATATCACAGTAAAGAGGATTTTTCCGAGGCATATCTTGATTTTTACCAGAATCAAGTACTGGATTAACATATTAGGCGTTCTTGTATGATGCGACGAAAGGTATGGTGGAATGTGGCCGCGATCCTGGCCACGGTAATTGTAATTTCATCCTGCGAGGAGGAATTCTACACCATTGGGACGGAACTTATCTCCCAAGATATAATAGTAAATGTTGATAGTAGCAGGACTGTAATTAGTTATAGCCGTAAATTGGTTCCTGTTCAGACCAACGATATGCAAGCATACCGCATGGGGATCTACAATGACCCTGTTTATGGTAAGTCGGTATCCAATTTTCTCGGTCAGATCACCCTGAACCAACAGAACCCGTCGTTCGGTGATAGCGCCGTTGTAGACAGTGTTTTCTTGTATTTCCCTTTCTTTAGTCAACAGCAGACCAATAATGAAGGTGAGGTAGAGTATACCTTAGACTCTGTTTACGGGGACACACCCTATCGCCTGGAGATCTATGAATCGCAGTTCTTTTTGAGAGACTTCGATCCGGATAGCAATTTTGAAGATCCCCAGAACTACTATTCAAACCAAGGACAAACCTTCGAGCAATTCCTGGGGCCCCAGATTGGGCTGGTAGAGTCATTTGTCCCCTCTGATGAAGGGACTGTGATCAACGAAGGAGAAAATGATGAGGAACAATTAGGTCCTGGAATCAGGGTTCGTCTGGACAACGAATTCTTCCAGGAAAAGATCATTTCTAAGGAAGGTGAACCCGAGTTACTCACCAACAACAACTTCAAAGATTACTTCCGGGGCATATATCTCAAAGCAGTTGAGACCGGAAATGGAGACAACTACTTTATCTTTAATGGTGCTGCTCCTACAGTAACCATGTATTACAGCTTCAATTCCGAAGGAGGAGTGGGAGACGATGGTGGAAGTGACGATGATGACGACGATGGTCGAGGCAGTGCCTCCCTGGTCTTCTCGTTCAACGCCATCAGTGTAAATACCATAGACGAAGAATTTCCAGCCGATATTCTGGCTGCGTTAAGTAATCCAAATACAACTCAAGGAGAAGAGACCTTATACATCCGTGGAGGTCAGGGAGCCATTTCGGTTATCGAGTTGTTTGGTGAGGACACAGACAATGATGGTGTGCCGGAAGAACTGGAAGAGCTAAGGGCAAATGAGTGGTTGATCAACGATGCGAGTTTGTTTATGTACATCGACCAGGACAAGGTAACCGGAGGTGCTGCAGAACCAGAACGGATCAAATTATATGACATCGAGAACGAGCGTTTGCTCATCGATTACTCCTTCGATCTCACGGCTGGTAATGCGGCCATCGATGCCATTA contains:
- a CDS encoding glycogen/starch synthase; this encodes MKDKRILYVSSEVIPYLPETEISSMSFEAPRMVNSNGGQIRIFMPRYGNINERRHQLHEVIRLSGMNLVINDMDMPLIIKVASIPKERMQVYFIDNEDYFKRKSTYTDEDGKLFDDNDERAIFFAKGVIETVKKLNWAPDIIHVHGWMASLLPLYLKNYFSNEPLFENSKVVTSVYNHGFNGDLAADCVDKIKFDGIEQDQIEDLKEPNYTNLMKVAINNSDALIIGSEELPAELSKVLMETDKPVLKYHSKEDFSEAYLDFYQNQVLD
- a CDS encoding DUF4270 domain-containing protein, which encodes MMRRKVWWNVAAILATVIVISSCEEEFYTIGTELISQDIIVNVDSSRTVISYSRKLVPVQTNDMQAYRMGIYNDPVYGKSVSNFLGQITLNQQNPSFGDSAVVDSVFLYFPFFSQQQTNNEGEVEYTLDSVYGDTPYRLEIYESQFFLRDFDPDSNFEDPQNYYSNQGQTFEQFLGPQIGLVESFVPSDEGTVINEGENDEEQLGPGIRVRLDNEFFQEKIISKEGEPELLTNNNFKDYFRGIYLKAVETGNGDNYFIFNGAAPTVTMYYSFNSEGGVGDDGGSDDDDDDGRGSASLVFSFNAISVNTIDEEFPADILAALSNPNTTQGEETLYIRGGQGAISVIELFGEDTDNDGVPEELEELRANEWLINDASLFMYIDQDKVTGGAAEPERIKLYDIENERLLIDYSFDLTAGNAAIDAITTHLGRIERGSDDEGDFYRLRITNHLSRLINDDSTNVALGLVVSQNVLLTDQQDTESTQGPGINALPQSSILSHEGTVLHGNLSPFENKKLKLKISYTLPN
- a CDS encoding exodeoxyribonuclease III is translated as MKIISYNVNGIRAAMKKGLLEWLQQADPDVLLIQETKAMRDQVDLQAIDDAGYPHHYWYSAQKKGYSGVAVLSKHEPHHVEYGTGIDYMDNEGRNLRLDFEDFSVMSMYLPSGTNIARLEHKLQYMADFQEYIDHLKRDTPKLVIGGDYNICHEAIDIHDPVRNKNVSGFLPVEREWIGNFIDSGFIDSFRHFNKEPHNYTWWSYRANARANNKGWRIDYNMVAQPLQENLKRAVILPEAHHSDHCPHLVELNFD
- the panD gene encoding aspartate 1-decarboxylase, whose amino-acid sequence is MQIHVVKSKIHRVKVTGADLNYIGSITIDEDLMDAANIIEGEKVQIVNNNNGERLETYAIPGPRNSGEITLNGAAARKVAPGDVLILITYAIMSVEEAKAFKPALVFPNEENNLLN
- the radA gene encoding DNA repair protein RadA; this translates as MAKTKTAFFCQHCGSQYSKWQGQCTSCKQWNTIVEEVIQRPTKAGWDSQQPLSKKAAKPERIRDISAQQDRRLDTGNEELNRVLGGGLVGGSLVLLGGEPGIGKSTLMLQIALKIPFKTLYVSGEESAQQIKMRAERVHPDSENCFILTETKTQNIFRHISELQPDILVIDSIQTLQTDHIESSAGSISQIRECTSELIKFAKETHTPVILIGHITKDGNIAGPKILEHMVDTVLQFEGDRNHIYRILRAQKNRFGSTNELGIYEMQGSGLREVVNPSEILISKIDEGLSGTAIAATLEGMRPLMIEIQALVSTAVYGTPQRSTTGYNTKRLNMILAVLEKRAGFKLGAKDVFLNVTGGITVDDPAIDLAVVAAVLSSNVDITVDKGICFAAEIGLAGEVRPVTRIDQRITEAEKLGFSSIVISKQAKLGKTDHGIQVIRIAKVSDLVRHLFG
- the panC gene encoding pantoate--beta-alanine ligase — its product is MELFSKKLDLAKSLTEIKAKNGQIGLVPTMGALHPGHLSLVQQALDENEQVVVSIFVNPTQFDNPSDLNKYPRDLEGDLDLLSGLSQNIWVYNPEPDDLYDGDVRSKSYDFGALEQVMEGRFRQGHFDGVGSVLNLLFRAVSPNRAYFGEKDYQQLLIVKELTRLESLDLEIVGCPIYREPNGLAMSSRNKRLSEDGLQQASLIYQSLLWAKDHFDQLSIAELKTAINRRFELRPEFELEYFEIATADQLETVTENQGETSCRGFIAAFLEGVRLIDNMGLN
- a CDS encoding alpha/beta hydrolase, which encodes MKNALLLTILMLTTSIGWTQSKIIYEEFESVKLDQTRKLKIQLPRDYEENTEKNYPIVLVLDANYLFEPVAGNVDYFSYWEDMPESIVIGIMQGDDRYDDCGYDDITFFPEDRSADFFEFIGLELMPYVDQNFRTAQFVIAVGHDFSANYLNYFLFKDPPLFNGYICLSPDLAPLMDERLPERIPEINSKIYYYLGTGTDDIQDLMQISEELNEILSPLSSDNFEYYYDNFDGATHYSLVGRGIPSALEKIFQVYRPISKREFDEVLLKLDTPVHQYLVDKYSTIKELFGIDNDVRINDFIATGTAAEKLKQWESLKAIADMARKQYPDTVLGDYFLARYYEEMGQPKRAMRTYQGAYNKEEVDFITVDLMLDKAEKIKEDFGY
- a CDS encoding OmpA/MotB family protein; amino-acid sequence: MILKKLITRMLGLMLLIVIMNSCVSSRMYQDLQDIYDEAMTENQELWDRLNEKDKPSSNWNKEALDKKMAQLESENRSLAMELAAQKNRFDRLQESYDAMEANSSASLSDNLDRNRALLIELAEKEKALNAEASRLDSLQRELEYRSERITELEGIISSKDKQMRDLKDAISRALTNFEGNGLTVEQRGGKIYVSMENKLLFQSGSWAVNSRGRKAVEALGSVLAQNPQIDVLIEGHTDNVPYGGNGNIKDNWDLSTKRATSIVAILSENSGVSRANLTAAGRSEYAPVTRNSTAEGRASNRRIEVILSPKLDEISKMLEDF
- a CDS encoding lysylphosphatidylglycerol synthase transmembrane domain-containing protein; amino-acid sequence: MKRKAARFLQIAIPLGLGIFLTWYIYNRFSPEQLAEVKFYFAEADYLMVVLAVTLSILSHVIRAYRWNFMLEPLGYKPDLANNFMAVSVAYLMNIFIPKSGEVSRAVVLQKYEKVPFDKGFGTIISERVVDLLFLMGFTALALSLKFEELQSYLQENGLIDKAVLVLIILAFCSVVGFLTLRYIKGGILGKIVGFLSGLKDGLLSILKMKKKWNFVLQSCVIWALYLLSFYVSTKALDITASISWSTLVVTFVVGSFTFAFTNSGFGTYPAVVAGILFLFGVPETVGTAFGWIVWTANIASLVLFGLISLIVLPIYNRDRD